A genomic segment from Flavobacterium litorale encodes:
- a CDS encoding arsenate reductase ArsC, with the protein MKKILVLCTGNSCRSQIAEGYLKHFANNRAAVYSAGIATHGVNPKAIAVMQEDGIDISNHTSNNVNEYSEIDFDYVITVCDNAKENCPYFPSKAQQFHYNFPDPAKAEGTPEEIMNQFREVRGMIKQYTADFITTHFA; encoded by the coding sequence ATGAAAAAGATTTTAGTATTATGCACAGGCAATAGTTGCCGTAGCCAAATTGCCGAAGGCTATTTAAAACATTTTGCAAACAATCGGGCAGCGGTATACAGTGCGGGGATTGCCACACATGGGGTAAACCCAAAAGCCATAGCTGTAATGCAGGAGGATGGTATTGATATATCCAACCATACCTCTAATAACGTAAACGAGTATAGCGAGATTGATTTTGACTATGTAATAACGGTTTGCGATAACGCTAAAGAAAATTGCCCTTATTTCCCATCAAAAGCACAACAATTCCATTATAATTTTCCAGATCCTGCAAAAGCAGAAGGCACTCCTGAGGAGATTATGAATCAGTTTCGAGAAGTACGTGGCATGATAAAACAATATACTGCTGATTTTATTACAACCCATTTTGCATAA
- a CDS encoding DUF6428 family protein, whose protein sequence is MKLSEIKEILQTVKIVNFRLADGSYVPEHFHVTEVGEVHKKFIDCGGTVRTETVVNFQLWNADDYDHRLKPTKLLSIIKLSGEVLNIGNHEIEVEYQGDTIGKYNLGHDGTDFILLPKQTDCLASEACGVPPTKQKVTLSQLNTEPTSCTPGSGCC, encoded by the coding sequence ATGAAATTATCAGAAATTAAAGAAATTTTACAAACAGTCAAAATAGTCAATTTCAGATTGGCTGATGGGAGTTACGTACCAGAACATTTTCATGTTACTGAGGTAGGAGAGGTACACAAAAAGTTTATTGATTGTGGCGGTACCGTACGTACCGAAACAGTAGTTAATTTTCAGCTGTGGAATGCCGATGATTACGACCACCGACTGAAACCTACTAAATTGTTAAGCATTATAAAACTATCTGGAGAGGTTTTAAACATAGGTAATCATGAGATTGAAGTAGAGTACCAAGGCGATACTATTGGTAAGTATAACTTAGGGCACGATGGTACTGATTTTATATTACTGCCCAAACAAACCGATTGTTTAGCCTCTGAGGCTTGCGGTGTACCACCAACAAAACAAAAAGTAACACTGAGCCAATTGAATACCGAACCAACAAGCTGTACACCTGGTAGTGGCTGCTGCTAA
- a CDS encoding ArsR/SmtB family transcription factor: MGATKSDKFTDEQNELATMAKALGHPARIAIMAYLLKADSCICGDIVGELPLAQPTVSQHLKELKNAGLIKGSISGTAICYCIDENGFGKIKSFFDTIHNTLQEKKKQCC, from the coding sequence ATGGGAGCTACCAAATCGGATAAATTTACAGACGAACAAAACGAACTCGCTACTATGGCAAAAGCACTGGGGCATCCTGCCCGTATTGCTATTATGGCGTACTTGCTAAAAGCCGATTCGTGTATTTGTGGTGATATTGTAGGGGAGTTGCCTTTGGCACAACCCACCGTATCGCAACATTTAAAAGAATTAAAAAACGCTGGGCTTATAAAAGGAAGCATATCGGGTACTGCAATTTGCTACTGTATTGATGAGAATGGCTTCGGAAAAATAAAATCGTTTTTCGATACGATACACAACACATTACAAGAAAAGAAAAAACAATGTTGCTAA